A genomic stretch from Clavelina lepadiformis chromosome 5, kaClaLepa1.1, whole genome shotgun sequence includes:
- the LOC143458954 gene encoding uncharacterized protein LOC143458954: protein MFTFSRSKRYIRYCNSDNRLLSLEIIMKVICAGASKTGTKSLAKALRILGYNEVYDAEEAAEFAFKEWEEIWLGKQTSLDVILDSVYSKNVEAVVDIPHSAFFEQFLERWPEAKVILTLRDEDDWFQSFKSMIDWANNKYWPIHYLRYISPTLNRMLNWQVWLFTTTVGPEKPHPFLWKWSYRRHNKYVKAVVPSQQLLEYRVAEGWQPLCEFLGKPVPGEKFPFENSADSDDKPADRVMQESWIAKQIAKELGIVLAIIPLSLAVVFGLYYYL from the exons ATGTTTACGTTTAGCCGGAGTAAGCGCTACATACGGTACTGCAACAGCGATAATAGGCTACTCTCTTTAGAAATTATTATGAAAGTTATATGCGCTGGTGCGTCCAAAActgggacaaaatctttagcGAAAGCTTTGAGAATCTTGGGTTATAATGAAG TGTATGACGCAGAAGAAGCGGCCGAGTTTGCATTTAAAGAATGGGAAGAAATCTGGCTGGGCAAACAAACTAGCTTAGACGTGATACTTGATTCAGTCTATTCGAAAAACGTAGAGGCTGTCGTGGATATACCACATTCAGCTTTCTTTGAGCAGTTCTTGGAACGTTGGCCCGAGGCTAAG GTTATTTTGACACTTCGTGACGAGGACGACTGGTTTCAAAGCTTCAAAAGTATGATAGACTGGGCTAATAACAAATACTGGCCCATCCACTATCTTCGCTATATTTCACCAACCCTGAATCGAATGCTCAACTGGCAAGTCTGGCTATTCACAACGACAGTG GGTCCAGAGAAACCACATCCTTTTCTGTGGAAATGGTCTTACAGACGCCATAACAAATACGTAAAAGCGGTGGTACCATCGCAACAGCTGTTGGAGTATAGAGTGGCAGAG GGTTGGCAACCACTGTGCGAGTTTTTAGGGAAACCAGTACCAGGAGAAAAATTTCCGTTTGAGAACAGCGCCGACAGTGATGATAAACCTGCTGACAGAGTGATGCAAGAAAGCTGGATTGCGAAACAAATTGCCAAAGAACTTGGTATTGTGCTTGCTATTATTCCACTCTCGCTCGCAGTAGTGTTTGGATTGTATTATTATTTGTGA
- the LOC143458956 gene encoding uncharacterized protein LOC143458956, which produces MKVICAGAPKTGTKSIARALRILGYDAVYDIEEAMEFAFEEWEDVWEGRKSDLSEIMTKVYSKGVEAIVDMPHSHFFDHFLEEWPKAKVILTIRDTEEWFESYKTMVQRAEKDYGPLRIFYYLSPSSRRLIKWCEYLSTVTSGCVKPKPFFWKTWFVRHNNFVRTSVPSSQLLEFDVKEGWKPLCKFLDKPVPDQPFPCENQAGCKRNIADRMLQDTWIAKKMLREIQCCIIAVFLLIFTSLFYMFYY; this is translated from the exons ATGAAAGTAATATGCGCCGGTGCACCAAAAACTGGAACAAAGTCAATCGCTAGAGCTCTTAGAATACTCGGATACGATGCAG tgtacgacatagaagaAGCAATGGAATTTGCTTTTGAGGAATGGGAAGACGTATGGGAAGGAAGGAAATCTGATCTCAGTGAAATAATGACAAAAGTGTATTCCAAAGGTGTAGAAGCGATTGTTGACATGCCACATTCACACTTCTTTGACCATTTTTTGGAAGAATGGCCGAAGGCAAAG GTCATTTTGACGATAAGAGACACGGAGGAGTGGTTTGAAAGCTATAAAACAATGGTTCAGCGAGCTGAGAAAGACTACGGACCCCTACGTATATTTTACTACCTTTCTCCATCAAGCAGAAGGTTAATTAAATGGTGCGAGTATCTATCCACAGTTACTTCG GGATGCGTTAAACCAAAgccatttttttggaaaacttGGTTTGTACGCCACAACAACTTTGTCAGGACATCGGTGCCGTCATCGCAACTTCTAGAATTTGACGTTAAGGAG GGTTGGAAACCACTCTGCAAATTTCTTGATAAACCTGTTCCTGATCAGCCATTTCCTTGTGAAAATCAAGCCGGTTGTAAACGCAATATTGCCGACAGAATGCTTCAGGATACATGGATTGCCAAAAAAATGTTGCGAGAAATACAATGCTGCATCATAGCTGTTTTTCTCTTAATTTTCACGTCActgttttacatgttttattattaa
- the LOC143459357 gene encoding voltage-dependent calcium channel subunit alpha-2/delta-1-like isoform X1: protein MMIQNVLHFTKMATLLYWVVLILSVGFSSSSLGELWLQKVTQDFNRNISETVKESTAFHYLEQEYNRLGLKVIEINRDEIINTAVINLQKLFQTAESKVKNLTEEAYLFNNATNREKKLTNVQVRFYDKGVNETSATPNEVFKHTNRTLFYYNSKCGNGYQLPKQSPFSEDQNPVCYTPEGGFRANLQFNGLQVSTDLSAVHIPVDVYNEGSSILRDIAWTQSMDPVFKDHFCNNDTSAKTRWLYVATRNGVLRYFPSRQWSTPVNEIDLFDCRGESWFVQSMSSHKNVLIMIDRSGSVTGLTLTLIKMSVQHVMSSFSENDFFNVFVFNDKVEFLNMKCPGLMQGTPVNKEAAISWLASIIPKNPASFSDGFAFGFNQLNFVPRNASCNPIILLFTDGGAEYPEEVFNSLNGNKTTRVFTYSVGKHFASTGTLRQMACNNHGQFSTIPTDTATHFQTMKYLDKISKPLAIEKTELYKWSLPYEDRLGLGTVMTVTRPIYEDYNDNNKRKLGVLGVAAADILHSDIKQIMDVSQYGLHAYMFGTENNGFLFHHPLLRKGQLNAPTVEDLEDIEQCNMTELRKSMIDRESGETQLSRTMVSTSYGVRHIYEAMFTYKYAPVQNSLFSVGLGIPNDKLYRIVSSGTFPSGKSTLSEINIADRDVYTEICGMPCISADDGSSQSPCGRESSLNSADSASRKFECRSLDEIAANCTQSADNTRLDDLLLHGHVSHILLTEKWSIATPDPIVKALFVATDGLPSLLRIRHHGDEKYRQGIERELSNPTTKDYFQRAVLSKSVVYSLVQFPFIGDNVNVTTAPTTTVKSSTAADYDVSTACSTTAVAQVQAARFIAVSQPFALSTEPVITPVVSGALLDYDGVKEILFNLTAQKCQSDEDCNFYHSCLNEDQLCVVLDDAGVLVMTNQQENGKKHRVGKFFGETDKELMKALEQDGVYASVDIIQHQEVCKRSKQKKNSASRNFFLATMTNLLKLGGWFSSSAWLSVQHFLYVLVNFPNNVFASERRHDSGIAGSNTPHHHQAEVNAPSSLFGYYHCVRKAKVFKFGPTEIVMDGKADCFSCVRSYVASRISETNLLFVTANITTPCSDDRNEENCLTPYPTDELWSEVSHEHACKEGRYRKTPTQQCYDVRNILNNDEVNDADCGAAQLELPSVFFLVFHSVFAALFSGYLPYSSLHHERQV, encoded by the exons ATGATGATACAAAATGTCCTCCATTTTACTAAGATGGCAACATTGCTGTACTGGGTTGTTCTGATTTTAAGCGTTGGATTTTCTTCAAGTTCACTGGGAGAACTTTG GTTGCAAAAAGTCACTCAGGATTTTAATAGAAACATTAGTGAAACAGTCAAAGAATCCACAGCTTTTCATTATTTAGAACag GAATATAACAGGTTAGGATTGAaagtaattgaaataaaccgGGACGAAATTATTAACACAGCAGTTATAAATCTTCAGAAACTCTTTCAAACTGCTGAAAGTAAAGTGAAG AATTTAACAGAGGAAGCGTATTTATTTAACAATGCAACAAATCGCGAAAAAAAGCTAACC AATGTACAAGTGCGCTTTTATGATAAAGGAGTTAATGAAACTTCCGCCACACCCAATGAAGTGTTTAAACATACAAACAGAACTCttttttattacaattcaAAATGTGGTAATGGTTATCAGCTGCCTAAACAGTCTCCTTTCAGCGAAGACCAGAATCCAGTTTGCTACACACCAGAAGGTGGTTTTCGtgcaaatttgcaatttaatGGCCTTCAGGTTTCCACTGACTTAAGTGCAGTTCATATTCCAGTTGATGTATACAATGAGG GAAGTTCCATTTTACGTGATATTGCCTGGACACAAAGTATGGATCCTGTTTTCAAGGACCATTTCTGTAATAATGATACGTCAGCAAAAACAAGATGGCTTTATGTTGCAACTAGGAATGGCGTACTAAGATATTTTCCCTCACGTCAGTGGAGTACACCTGTCAACGAGATTGATCTTTTTGATTGTCGTGGCGAGTCTTGGTTTGTGCAG AGTATGTCGTCACACAAAAATGTTCTAATTATGATTGATAGAAGTGGAAGTGTAACAGGCCTGACACTGACTCTTATCAAAATGTCAGTCCAACACGTCATGAGCTCTTTCAGTGAGAAtgactttttcaatgtttttgtcTTCAACGACAAAGTTGAATTTTTGAACATGAAATGCCCAGGATTAATGCAGGGAACACCAGTGAACAAAGAG gcAGCCATCTCTTGGTTGGCAAGTATTATACCAAAAAACCCAGCGTCGTTTTCTGATGGTTTTGCTTTTGGATTTAATCAGTTGAACTTTGTTCCAAGAAATGCATCGTGCAATCCCATAATCCTCCTTTTCACCGATGGTGGAGCAGAATACCCGGAAGAAGTTTTTAATTCACTAAATGGGAACAAGACT ACGAGGGTTTTCACGTATTCCGTCGGAAAGCATTTTGCCAGCACTGGAACTTTGCGCCAAATGGCTTGCAACAATCACGGTCAGTTTTCCACCATTCCCACTGACACCGCAACTCATTTTCAGACCATGAAGTATTTGGATAAAATCAGCAAGCCTCTTGCCATTGAAAAGAC TGAATTGTACAAATGGTCGCTTCCTTACGAGGATCGTCTAGGCCTTGGCACTGTGATGACGGTGACTAGACCGATATACGAAGACTACAATGACAACAACAAACGCAAACTCGGTGTGCTTGGAGTGGCAGCTGCTGATATTTTACACAGTGATATCAAACAAATCATGGACGTGTCGCAG TATGGATTGCACGCCTACATGTTTGGGACTGAAAACAACGGCTTTCTTTTCCACCACCCCCTTTTAAGGAAG GGTCAGCTTAACGCACCTACTGTAGAAGATCTCGAAGACATTGAACAATGCAATATGACTGAG CTCCGAAAATCAATGATAGACAGAGAAAGCGGAGAAACCCAGCTCTCTCGCACCATGGTCTCAACATCGTATGGCGTACGACACATATACGAGGCCATGTTTACTTACAAATATGCGCCTGTCCAAAATTCCCTATTCag TGTTGGGCTCGGAATACCAAACGACAAACTATATCGTATCGTCAGCAGTGGTACGTTTCCGTCTGGAAAATCAACTCTAAGCGAAATTAATATCGCAGATCGCGACGTTTATACCGAAATATGCGGAATGCCGTGCATAAG CGCAGACGATGGATCTTCTCAGTCACCGTGTGGGCGCGAGTCTTCATTGAATTCGGCTGATTCCGCATCAAGAAAGTTTGAATGTCGGTCACTAGATGAGATCGCTGCAAATTGTACACAATCAG CCGACAACACACGACTAGATGACCTCCTGTTGCATGGTCATGTGTCGCACATCTTGCTAACTGAGAAGTGGTCAATTGCAACACCAGACCCGATTGTTAAAGCCTTGTTTGTGGCTACAGACGGTCTGCCCTCCTTGTTGAGAATTCGCCACCACGGCGACGAAAAATACAGACAG GGAATAGAACGAGAACTGAGCAACCCAACCACGAAGGATTACTTCCAACGAGCTGTCCTGTCTAAGTCCGTCGTTTACTCGCTAGTCCAGTTTCCTTTTATTGGCGATAATGTGAACGTCACAACTGCCCCCACCACCACCGTGAAAAGTTCTACCGCTGCGGATTATGACGTCAGCACTGCGTGTTCGACGACAGCTGTTGCGCAGGTTCAG GCGGCGAGGTTCATTGCGGTGAGCCAGCCTTTTGCATTATCAACCGAGCCGGTCATTACCCCTGTTGTATCTGGTGCTCTATTAGATTATGATGGTGTCAaggaaattttattcaatCTAACCGCTCAGAAG tGTCAATCCGACGAAGATTGCAACTTCTACCACAGCTGCTTGAACGAG GATCAATTGTGCGTTGTACTGGATGACGCCGGGGTTTTAGTGATGACAAACCAACAAGAAAATGGAAAGAAACATAGG GTTGGCAAATTTTTTGGAGAAACAGATAAAGAGTTGATGAAGGCTCTTGAACAGGATGGTGTCTATGCCTCGGTCGACATCATCCAGCATCAAGAGGTGTGCAAAAGATCAAAACAGAAGAAAAATTCTGCTTCAAGAAACTTCTTTCTCGCGACGATGACGAATTTACTGAAATTAG GGGGGTGGTTTTCGTCAAGCGCGTGGCTTTCAGTCCAACATTTCTTGTATGTACTAGTGAATTTCCCCAATAACGTATTTGCAAGCGAACGACGACACGACAGTGGCATAGCTGGGTCGAACACACCTCACCATCATCAAGCCGAAGTAAATGCACCCAGCTCGTTGTTTGGTTATTATCACTGCGTAAGAAAAGCGAAAGTCTTCAAGTTCGGCCCAACCGAGATTGTCATGGACGGGAAAGCTGACTGTTTCTCTTGTGTGCG gtcctacgTAGCCAGCCGTATCTCCGAAACGAATCTTCTCTTTGTCACTGCAAATATCACCACGCCATGTTCTGATGATAGAAATGAGGAAAACTGTCTCACCCCATACCCGACCGACGAATTATGGAGCGAAGTTTCTCACGAGCACGCCTGTAAAGAGGGAAG GTATAGGAAAACTCCCACACAGCAGTGTTATGACGTTCGAAATATCTTGAATAATGATGAG GTCAACGATGCTGATTGCGGCGCCGCCCAACTCGAACTGCCGTCGGTTTTCTTTCTCGTATTCCATTCGGTATTCGCTGCTCTTTTTTCGGGCTATTTGCCCTATAGCAGCCTTCATCACGAGCGGCAAGTATAA
- the LOC143459357 gene encoding voltage-dependent calcium channel subunit alpha-2/delta-2-like isoform X2 has protein sequence MSVQHVMSSFSENDFFNVFVFNDKVEFLNMKCPGLMQGTPVNKEAAISWLASIIPKNPASFSDGFAFGFNQLNFVPRNASCNPIILLFTDGGAEYPEEVFNSLNGNKTTRVFTYSVGKHFASTGTLRQMACNNHGQFSTIPTDTATHFQTMKYLDKISKPLAIEKTELYKWSLPYEDRLGLGTVMTVTRPIYEDYNDNNKRKLGVLGVAAADILHSDIKQIMDVSQYGLHAYMFGTENNGFLFHHPLLRKGQLNAPTVEDLEDIEQCNMTELRKSMIDRESGETQLSRTMVSTSYGVRHIYEAMFTYKYAPVQNSLFSVGLGIPNDKLYRIVSSGTFPSGKSTLSEINIADRDVYTEICGMPCISADDGSSQSPCGRESSLNSADSASRKFECRSLDEIAANCTQSADNTRLDDLLLHGHVSHILLTEKWSIATPDPIVKALFVATDGLPSLLRIRHHGDEKYRQGIERELSNPTTKDYFQRAVLSKSVVYSLVQFPFIGDNVNVTTAPTTTVKSSTAADYDVSTACSTTAVAQVQAARFIAVSQPFALSTEPVITPVVSGALLDYDGVKEILFNLTAQKCQSDEDCNFYHSCLNEDQLCVVLDDAGVLVMTNQQENGKKHRVGKFFGETDKELMKALEQDGVYASVDIIQHQEVCKRSKQKKNSASRNFFLATMTNLLKLGGWFSSSAWLSVQHFLYVLVNFPNNVFASERRHDSGIAGSNTPHHHQAEVNAPSSLFGYYHCVRKAKVFKFGPTEIVMDGKADCFSCVRSYVASRISETNLLFVTANITTPCSDDRNEENCLTPYPTDELWSEVSHEHACKEGRYRKTPTQQCYDVRNILNNDEVNDADCGAAQLELPSVFFLVFHSVFAALFSGYLPYSSLHHERQV, from the exons ATGTCAGTCCAACACGTCATGAGCTCTTTCAGTGAGAAtgactttttcaatgtttttgtcTTCAACGACAAAGTTGAATTTTTGAACATGAAATGCCCAGGATTAATGCAGGGAACACCAGTGAACAAAGAG gcAGCCATCTCTTGGTTGGCAAGTATTATACCAAAAAACCCAGCGTCGTTTTCTGATGGTTTTGCTTTTGGATTTAATCAGTTGAACTTTGTTCCAAGAAATGCATCGTGCAATCCCATAATCCTCCTTTTCACCGATGGTGGAGCAGAATACCCGGAAGAAGTTTTTAATTCACTAAATGGGAACAAGACT ACGAGGGTTTTCACGTATTCCGTCGGAAAGCATTTTGCCAGCACTGGAACTTTGCGCCAAATGGCTTGCAACAATCACGGTCAGTTTTCCACCATTCCCACTGACACCGCAACTCATTTTCAGACCATGAAGTATTTGGATAAAATCAGCAAGCCTCTTGCCATTGAAAAGAC TGAATTGTACAAATGGTCGCTTCCTTACGAGGATCGTCTAGGCCTTGGCACTGTGATGACGGTGACTAGACCGATATACGAAGACTACAATGACAACAACAAACGCAAACTCGGTGTGCTTGGAGTGGCAGCTGCTGATATTTTACACAGTGATATCAAACAAATCATGGACGTGTCGCAG TATGGATTGCACGCCTACATGTTTGGGACTGAAAACAACGGCTTTCTTTTCCACCACCCCCTTTTAAGGAAG GGTCAGCTTAACGCACCTACTGTAGAAGATCTCGAAGACATTGAACAATGCAATATGACTGAG CTCCGAAAATCAATGATAGACAGAGAAAGCGGAGAAACCCAGCTCTCTCGCACCATGGTCTCAACATCGTATGGCGTACGACACATATACGAGGCCATGTTTACTTACAAATATGCGCCTGTCCAAAATTCCCTATTCag TGTTGGGCTCGGAATACCAAACGACAAACTATATCGTATCGTCAGCAGTGGTACGTTTCCGTCTGGAAAATCAACTCTAAGCGAAATTAATATCGCAGATCGCGACGTTTATACCGAAATATGCGGAATGCCGTGCATAAG CGCAGACGATGGATCTTCTCAGTCACCGTGTGGGCGCGAGTCTTCATTGAATTCGGCTGATTCCGCATCAAGAAAGTTTGAATGTCGGTCACTAGATGAGATCGCTGCAAATTGTACACAATCAG CCGACAACACACGACTAGATGACCTCCTGTTGCATGGTCATGTGTCGCACATCTTGCTAACTGAGAAGTGGTCAATTGCAACACCAGACCCGATTGTTAAAGCCTTGTTTGTGGCTACAGACGGTCTGCCCTCCTTGTTGAGAATTCGCCACCACGGCGACGAAAAATACAGACAG GGAATAGAACGAGAACTGAGCAACCCAACCACGAAGGATTACTTCCAACGAGCTGTCCTGTCTAAGTCCGTCGTTTACTCGCTAGTCCAGTTTCCTTTTATTGGCGATAATGTGAACGTCACAACTGCCCCCACCACCACCGTGAAAAGTTCTACCGCTGCGGATTATGACGTCAGCACTGCGTGTTCGACGACAGCTGTTGCGCAGGTTCAG GCGGCGAGGTTCATTGCGGTGAGCCAGCCTTTTGCATTATCAACCGAGCCGGTCATTACCCCTGTTGTATCTGGTGCTCTATTAGATTATGATGGTGTCAaggaaattttattcaatCTAACCGCTCAGAAG tGTCAATCCGACGAAGATTGCAACTTCTACCACAGCTGCTTGAACGAG GATCAATTGTGCGTTGTACTGGATGACGCCGGGGTTTTAGTGATGACAAACCAACAAGAAAATGGAAAGAAACATAGG GTTGGCAAATTTTTTGGAGAAACAGATAAAGAGTTGATGAAGGCTCTTGAACAGGATGGTGTCTATGCCTCGGTCGACATCATCCAGCATCAAGAGGTGTGCAAAAGATCAAAACAGAAGAAAAATTCTGCTTCAAGAAACTTCTTTCTCGCGACGATGACGAATTTACTGAAATTAG GGGGGTGGTTTTCGTCAAGCGCGTGGCTTTCAGTCCAACATTTCTTGTATGTACTAGTGAATTTCCCCAATAACGTATTTGCAAGCGAACGACGACACGACAGTGGCATAGCTGGGTCGAACACACCTCACCATCATCAAGCCGAAGTAAATGCACCCAGCTCGTTGTTTGGTTATTATCACTGCGTAAGAAAAGCGAAAGTCTTCAAGTTCGGCCCAACCGAGATTGTCATGGACGGGAAAGCTGACTGTTTCTCTTGTGTGCG gtcctacgTAGCCAGCCGTATCTCCGAAACGAATCTTCTCTTTGTCACTGCAAATATCACCACGCCATGTTCTGATGATAGAAATGAGGAAAACTGTCTCACCCCATACCCGACCGACGAATTATGGAGCGAAGTTTCTCACGAGCACGCCTGTAAAGAGGGAAG GTATAGGAAAACTCCCACACAGCAGTGTTATGACGTTCGAAATATCTTGAATAATGATGAG GTCAACGATGCTGATTGCGGCGCCGCCCAACTCGAACTGCCGTCGGTTTTCTTTCTCGTATTCCATTCGGTATTCGCTGCTCTTTTTTCGGGCTATTTGCCCTATAGCAGCCTTCATCACGAGCGGCAAGTATAA